One window from the genome of Oryctolagus cuniculus chromosome 1, mOryCun1.1, whole genome shotgun sequence encodes:
- the SSRP1 gene encoding FACT complex subunit SSRP1 produces the protein MAETLEFNDVYQEVKGSMNDGRLRLSRQGIIFKNSKTGKVDNIQAGELTEGIWRRVALGHGLKLLTKNGHVYKYDGFRESEFEKLSDFFKTHYRLELMEKDLCVKGWNWGTVKFGGQLLSFDIGDQPVFEIPLSNVSQCTTGKNEVTLEFHQNDDAEVSLMEVRFYVPPTQEDGVDPVEAFAQNVLSKADVIQATGDAICIFRELQCLTPRGRYDIRIYPTFLHLHGKTFDYKIPYTTVLRLFLLPHKDQRQMFFVISLDPPIKQGQTRYHFLILLFSKDEDISLTLNMNEEEVEKRFEGRLTKNMSGSLYEMVSRVMKALVNRKITVPGNFQGHSGAQCITCSYKASSGLLYPLERGFIYVHKPPVHIRFDEISFVNFARGTTTTRSFDFEIETKQGTQYTFSSIEREEYGKLFDFVNAKKLNIKNRGLKEGMNPSYDEYADSDEDQHDAYLERMKEEGKIREENANDSSDDSGEETDESFNPGEEEEDVAEEFDSNASASSSSNEGDSDRDEKKRKQLKRAKVAKDRKSRKKPVEVKKGKDPNAPKRPMSAYMLWLNASREKIKSDHPGISITDLSKKAGEIWKGMSKEKKEEWDRKAEDARREYEKAMKEYEGGRGESSKRDKSKKKKKVKAKMEKKSTPSRGSSSKTSSRPLSESFKSKEFVSSDESSSGENKSKKKRRRSEDSEEEEPASTPPSSEDSASGSDE, from the exons ATGGCAGAGACACTGGAGTTCAACGATGTCTATCAGGAGGTGAAAGGCTCCATG AATGACGGTCGGCTGAGGTTGAGTCGCCAGGGAATTATCTTCAAGAATAGCAAGACGGGCAAAGTAGACAACATCCAGGCTGGGGAGTTGACGGAGGGCATCTGGCGCCGGGTGGCTCTCGGCCACGGACTTAAACTGCTCACGAAGAATGGCCACGTCTACAAGTATGACGGCTTCCGAGAATCG GAGTTTGAGAAACTCTCTGATTTCTTCAAAACTCACTATCGCCTTGAGCTAATGGAGAAGGACCTGTGTGTGAAGGGCTGGAACTGGGGGACGGTGAAGTTTGGAG GGCAGCTGCTTTCCTTTGACATTGGTGACCAGCCGGTCTTCGAGATACCCCTCAGCAACGTGTCCCAGTGCACCACAGGCAAGAACGAGGTGACGCTGGAATTCCACCAGAACGACGACGCGGAGGTGTCCCTCATGGAGGTCCGCTTCTACGTGCCTCCCACCCAGGAGGACGGCGTGGATCCCGTGGAG GCCTTTGCCCAGAACGTGCTGTCCAAGGCGGACGTCATCCAGGCCACTGGAGACGCCATCTGCATCTTCCGGGAGCTGCAGTGCCTGACTCCCCGTGGTCGTTACGACATCCGGATCTACCCCACCTTTCTGCACCTGCACGGCAAGACCTTTGACTACAAGATCCCCTATACCACGGTACTGCGTCTCTTCCTGCTGCCCCACAAGGATCAGCGCCAGATGTTCTTTGTG ATCAGCCTGGATCCTCCCATCAAGCAGGGCCAAACCCGTTACCACTTCTTGATCCTCCTGTTCTCCAAGGACGAGGACATCTCCTTGACTCTGAACATGAATGA GGAAGAGGTGGAGAAGCGCTTTGAGGGGCGGCTCACCAAGAACATGTCAGGATCCCTCTACGAGATGGTCAGCCGGGTCATGAAAGCACTGGTGAACCGCAAGATCACAGTGCCGGGCAATTTCCAAGG GCACTCAGGGGCCCAGTGCATCACCTGTTCCTACAAGGCGAGCTCAGGACTGCTGTACCCGCTGGAGCGGGGCTTCATCTATGTCCACAAGCCCCCCGTGCACATCCGCTTTGATGAGATCTCCTTCGTCAACTTTGCTCGTGGCACCACCACCACGCGCTCCTTTGACTTCGAGATTGAGACCAAGCAGGGCACTCAGTACACCTTCAGTAGCATTGAGAG GGAGGAGTATGGGAAGCTGTTTGATTTTGTCAACGCAAAGAAGCTCAACATCAAAAACCGAGGCTTGAAAGAG GGCATGAACCCCAGCTACGACGAATACGCAGACTCTGATGAAGATCAGCATGATGCCTACTTGGAGAGGATGAAGGAGGAGGGCAAGATCCGGGAAGAGAATGCCAACGACAGCAGCGATGACTCAGGAGAAGAGACTg ATGAGTCGTTCAACCCAGGTGAAGAGGAGGAAGATGTGGCAGAGGA GTTTGACAGCAACGCCTCTGCCAGCTCCTCCAGCAATGAGGGTGACAGCGACCGGGATGAGAAGAAGCGGAAGCAGCTCAAGAGGGCCAAGGTGGCCAAGGATCGTAAGAGCCGGAAGAAGCCTGTGGAG GTGAAGAAGGGCAAGGACCCGAATGCACCCAAGAGGCCCATGTCTGCATACATGCTGTGGCTCAATGCCAGCCGGGAGAAGATCAAGTCAGACCACCCTGGCATCAGCATCACGGATCTTTCCAAGAAGGCAGGCGAGATCTGGAAAGGAATGtccaaagagaagaaagag GAGTGGGACCGCAAGGCCGAGGATGCCAGGAGGGAATATGAGAAGgccatgaaagaatatgaaggggGCCGAGGCGAGTCTTCTAAGAG AGACAAgtccaagaagaagaagaaagtgaaGGCAAAGATGGAAAAGAAATCCACACCCTCCAGGGGCTCGTCGTCCAAGACGTCATCCCGGCCGCTGAGCGAGAGCTTCAAAAGCAAGGAGTTTGTGTCGAGTGACGAGAGCTCTTCAGGCGAGAACAAGAGCAAAAAGAAGAGGCGGCGGAGCGAG GACTCAGAGGAAGAGGAGCCAGCCAGTACCCCGCCCAGCTCAGAGGACTCGGCGTCAGGATCCGATGAgtaa